A window of the Gasterosteus aculeatus chromosome 21, fGasAcu3.hap1.1, whole genome shotgun sequence genome harbors these coding sequences:
- the abca4a gene encoding retinal-specific phospholipid-transporting ATPase ABCA4a isoform X1, whose protein sequence is MGAGKEVKLLLWKNWTIRRRQRVRFFMEIMWPVMLFMGLVWLRRVNPLYRQNECHFPNKAMPSAGVMPWIQGIFCNANNPCFQYPTRGESPGLVSNYNNSILARFYTNAHELLFSDPEVQQLGRLWRDLNAMSNFMDTLRTHPEQVSGRGVKVETILKDDETLTSFLLRDIPLTESVVYQLVSAQIRPEQFVFGVPALHLKDIACSLTLLERFLVFPSRRGLQAVRNAMCILTPQRLQIIEDKFYANVDFFKLFRLLPRVLDNHSEGIEIQLWVQVVSAFSDKLRELYQRNSSRELLQVMTPLFQNKLSFREVMAAASSLVCGYTEGAFSQVSSFNWYEDNNYKAFLGISSHRAQHQYTYDNSTTPFCNDMMNDLESNPITKIVWNSVKPMLMGRILYAPDSQAVRQIIRNANTTFEELERLRTMGKAWEEVAPQIWAFFQDGVQVNMIRDTICNPSVMDFIDRSLEEAPFSSKHILNFLYNGPPEDRPAELPDFDWRDLFNLTDRFIRMLNQYGDCLLLDKFVAVPDEDTITNWALDLLEDGKFWAGLVFVNMHSWTTNVPPHVKFKIRMDIDAVERTNKVKDRYWDPGPRADPMDDFRYVWGGFAYLQDIIEHGIIRTQTGKQWPLGVYLQQMPYPCYVDDLFMLTLNRCFPIFMVLAWVYSVSMIVKSIVLEKELRLKETLKAMGVTNGVIWSTWFIDSSLMMGTSTALLTAIIMAGRVLNYSNGLILFLFLLTFTTATIMQCFLLSVFFNQANLAAACCGIIYFALYLPHIFCFAWQDHITKDMKILASLLSQVAFGFGTEYLSRYEEQGLGLQWDNIQTSPLEGDEFSFLTSICMMGLDTVLYAVLAWYLDNVFPGQYGIGRPFYFPLLPCYWLNSVAPASDNNKLPIDKKCFDNLRNKDEGEPQKQQEEEEEEEEEGDDENQDQEKTVTLEETPSCDHQDQGEGLEENQNKGGQPFFEAEPADLLKGVCIQNLVKVFGSSSTPAVDGLTMNFYESQITALLGQNGAGKTTTMSILTGMFPPTSGTATIYAKDIRTDMDNIRQSLGMCPQYNTLFQHMTVAEHILFYSLLKGRPIAEAQQEVENMLQDMGLPHKRDELTQNLSGGMQRKLSVALAFVGGAKVVILDEPTSGVDPYSRRSIWDLLLKYREGRTVIMSTHHMDEADLLSDRVAIISQGRLHCCGSPIFLKNCFGAGFYLTLVRRMKDNTPKASCDRTDDCSCNCSKCSKFKVDQEEKQPQDRQMDGNIESITALIHHHVPQALLIEAIGQELTYLLPNQNFQPRAYASLFRELEETLVDLGLSSFGVSDTSLEEIFLKVTADGNSTNRKCIPDQKSLRQIWRTSLCGFNTVTVDMEPPKETDGALQTNGNGPCGVPEGTAGRGSHQVRGLCLTIKQFFALLIKRLHHATRSYKDFFAQIVLPASFVFLALTFTLIVPPFGEYQSLTLSPWMYGRQYTFFSNERPMDPQMRYFGEVLLDKPGFGTRCMVDEPMDLFSPTGRDFPCNNITTEWEMPLVNPALIDMLAGPKWNLLQPSPDCQCSTPRKLTMLPVCPAGAGGLPPPQRIQSTGDVLMDLTGRNISDYLVKTYPSLIRTSLKSKYWVNEQRYGGISVGGQLPLLELQPKTIQDVAAQLGQLLNITGGNCSKQTLKDVGTFLRYMETQDSVKVWYNNKGWHAMVSFMNVANNAILRANLPKRANLDEYGITAINHPLNLTKEQLSEITILTTSVDAVVAICVIFAMSFVPASFVLYLIQERVTQAKHLQFVSGVSPLVYWMANFLWDMLNYSISAAMVVEIFIFFDKKCYTSPTNLQPLISLLMLYGWSVTPMMYPMSFIFSVPSTAYVSLSCINLFIGINSSAITFILDLFESTTALYKLNQLLKTLLLIFPHYCLGRGLIDMAMNQAVTDIYARFGEDYSPDPYNWDYIGKNLFCMAVQGFVYFMLNILFQYRFFMYHWISDRPKPPIFEEDLDVAEERERLYRREKTNDILRARDLSKTYSGTITPAVDRICVAVSPGECFGLLGMNGAGKTTTFKMLTGDINVTSGEASVAGHSILSNILDVHQNMGYCPQFDAIDELLTGREHLHLYARLRGVPELEISRVAEWAIQKLGLSEYAAQSAGTYSGGNRRKLSTAIAMIGCPALVLLDEPTTGMDPLSRRFLWNSIMSVIQDRRAVVLTSHSMEECEALCTRLAIMVNGSFKCLGTIQHLKYKFGDGYVVTMKIRAAKPGCAPDLNPAEAFMESNFPGCIQREKHYNTLQYKISSSSLGRIFQMVLANKEKLKIEDYSVTQTTLDQVFVNFAKQQSREDDNIVLHPKAAGAQRYIEETRFKSLKK, encoded by the exons GATTCCTCGTCTTCCCCAGCCGCAGAGGACTCCAAGCTGTTCGTAATGCCATGTGCATCCTTACCCCTCAAAGGCTACAGATCATTGAGGACAAATTCTATGCAAATGTTGACTTTTTCAAGCTCTTCAGACTG CTTCCGCGTGTGCTGGATAATCACTCTGAAGGCATCGAAATTCAACTCTGGGTACAAGTTGTCTCTGCTTTCTCGGACAAACTGCGAGAG TTGTACCAGAGGAACAGCTCCAGGGAGCTTCTCCAGGTCATGACTCCTCTCTTCCAGAACAAGCTGTCGTTCAGGGAGGTGATGGCCGCCGCCTCCAGCCTGGTATGTGGCTACACTGAGGGCGCGTTCTCCCAAGTCTCCTCCTTTAACTGGTACGAGGACAATAACTACAAAGCTTTCCTGGGCATCAGCAGCCACAGGGCACAGCACCAGTACACATACGACAACAGCACCA CTCCTTTCTGTAATGACATGATGAATGACCTGGAGTCGAACCCCATCACCAAGATTGTGTGGAACTCTGTCAAGCCAATGCTGATGGGACGGATCCTCTACGCTCCGGACTCGCAGGCTGTCCGGCAGATCATACGAAAT gcaaacacaacatttgAGGAACTGGAGAGGCTGAGGACGATGGGAAAGGCCTGGGAGGAAGTGGCTCCTCAGATCTGGGCTTTTTTCCAAGATGGAGTCCAAGTCAACATGATCCGG GACACCATTTGCAATCCATCGGTGATGGATTTCATTGACAGGAGTCTGGAGGAGGCACCgttctcctccaaacacatcCTCAACTTCCTCTACAACGGCCCACCAGAGGACCGTCCGGCCGAATTGCCTGATTTTGACTGGCGAGACCTCTTcaacctcacggaccggttcaTCCGCATGCTCAACCAGTACGGGGAT TGTCTGCTCCTGGATAAGTTCGTGGCTGTGCCCGATGAGGACACCATCACAAATTGGGCCTTGGACCTGTTGGAGGACGGCAAGTTTTGGGCAGGCCTCGTCTTTGTAAACATGCACTCTTGGACCACCAATGTCCCACCTCATGTTAAGTTCAAGATCCGTATGGATATTGATGCAGTGGAGCGCACCAATAAGGTCAAAGACAG GTATTGGGATCCCGGCCCCAGAGCTGATCCCATGGATGACTTCCGCTATGTTTGGGGTGGCTTTGCTTACCTCCAGGACATAATAGAGCACGGGATCATCAGGACTCAGACAGGAAAGCAGTGGCCACTGGGTGTATACCTACAGCAGATGCCCTACCCTTGTTATGTGGATGATCT CTTCATGTTGACATTGAATCGCTGTTTCCCCATCTTCATGGTACTGGCCTGGGTCTACTCTGTGTCCATGATTGTCAAGAGTATTGtgctggagaaggagctgcGGCTAAAGGAGACCCTGAAGGCCATGGGGGTCACCAACGGCGTTATCTGGTCCACCTGGTTCATCGACAGCTCCCTCATGATGGGCACTAGCACTGCTCTCCTCACCGCCATCATCATG GCAGGACGGGTACTGAACTACAGCAACGGCCTCatcctcttcctttttctgcTCACTTTCACCACGGCTACCATCATGCAATGCTTCCTCCTCAGTGTCTTCTTCAACCAGGCCAACCTGGCAGCAGCCTGCTGTGGCATCATTTACTTTGCCCTTTACCTCCCGCACATCTTCTGCTTTGCCTGGCAAGACCACATCACCAAGGACATGAAGATCTTGGCG AGTCTTCTGTCCCAGGTGGCGTTTGGCTTTGGGACGGAGTACCTGTCGCGGTACGAGGAGCAGGGCCTGGGTCTGCAGTGGGACAACATCCAGACCAGTCCTCTGGAGGGGGACGAGTTCTCCTTCCTCACCTCCATCTGCATGATGGGCCTGGACACTGTGCTGTACGCTGTGCTGGCCTGGTACCTGGACAATGTCTTCCCTG GCCAATATGGAATTGGGCGACCATTTTACTTCCCCCTCTTGCCCTGTTATTGGCTCAACAGTGTGGCTCCCGCTTCAG acaacaacaaactgccgatcgATAAAAAATGCTTTGATAACCTGAGAAACAAAGACGAAGGAGAGCCGCAGAAAcaacaagaggaagaggaggaagaggaggaagagggggatgaCGAAAACCAAGATCAAGAGAAAACTGTGACTTTGGAAGAGACGCCGTCATGTGATCACCAGGATCAGGGTGAGGGACTGGAGGAGAACCAGAACAAAGGCG GTCAGCCGTTCTTTGAAGCAGAGCCAGCTGACCTGCTGAAGGGCGTCTGTATCCAGAACCTGGTCAAGGTGTTCGGCTCCAGCTCCACGCCGGCCGTGGATGGCCTTACCATGAACTTTTATGAGAGCCAGATTACTGCGCTTCTGGGCCAAAATGGTGCCGGAAAGACCACCACCAT GTCCATCTTGACCGGTATGTTCCCTCCCACCTCGGGGACAGCCACCATCTATGCCAAGGACATCCGCACGGATATGGACAACATCCGTCAGTCCCTGGGAATGTGCCCTCAATACAACACCCTTTTTCAGCA tatgACTGTAGCAGAACATATCCTCTTCTACTCGTTGTTGAAAGGCCGTCCGATAGCAGAGGcccagcaggaggtggagaacATGCTGCAGGATATGGGGCTTCCACACAAGAGAGATGAACTGACCCAGAACCTCTCAG GGGGCATGCAGAGGAAGTTATCAGTTGCTTTAGCATTTGTTGGCGGGGCCAAGGTGGTGATCCTGGATGAGCCCACTTCAGGGGTGGACCCCTACTCCAGGCGCTCCATTTGGGACCTGCTGCTCAAATACCGTGAAG GGCGCACAGTGATCATGTCCACCCACCACATGGATGAAGCTGACCTGCTTAGTGACAGAGTGGCGATCATCTCACAGGGCCGCCTCCACTGCTGCGGTTCCCCCATCTTCCTCAAGAACTGTTTCGGCGCTGGCTTCTACCTCACTCTTGTACGAAGAATGAAAGACAATACACCAAAG GCCAGCTGTGATCGTACAGATGATTGCTCCTGTAATTGTTCAAAGTGTTCAAAGTTTAAAGTGGACCAAGAAGAGAAGCAGCCtcaagacagacagatggatg GTAACATAGAAAGCATCACAGCCCTGATCCACCATCACGTGCCACAGGCTCTTCTCATCGAGGCCATCGGCCAGGAGCTGACTTACTTGCTGCCAAACCAGAACTTCCAGCCCAGGGCCTACGCAAGCCTCTTCAGGGAGCTGGAGGAAACCCTAGTGGACCTTGGGCTCAGCAGCTTTGGTGTCTCCGACACATCGCTGGAGGAG ATTTTCCTGAAGGTCACCGCGGATGGCAACTCAACTAACAGGAAATGCATACCAG ACCAGAAATCATTGCGTCAGATCTGGCGAACTAGTCTTTGTGGATTCAACACAGTGACCGTTGATATGGAGCCACCAAAAG AGACAGATGGGGCTTTGCAAACCAATGGCAACGGCCCGTGTGGCGTCCCAGAAGGCACTGCAGGCAGGGGATCCCACCAGGTCAGAGGGCTGTGTCTCACCATCAAACAGTTCTTCGCTCTGCTGATCAAGCGGTTGCATCACGCAACGCGCTCCTACAAAGACTTCTTTGCCCAG ATTGTGCTGCCAGCCAGTTTCGTTTTCCTGGCGCTGACCTTCACGCTGATCGTTCCACCTTTTGGAGAGTATCAAAGTCTCACCCTCAGTCCCTGGATGTACGGGAGACAGTACACCTTCTTCAG TAATGAGCGTCCCATGGATCCTCAGATGAGATACTTTGGGGAAGTGCTGTTGGATAAGCCTGGCTTTGGGACTCGTTGCATGGTCGATGAACCCATGGA TTTGTTTTCTCCCACTGGCAGAGATTTCCCATGTAACAACATTACCACGGAGTGGGAGATGCCCCTAGTAAATCCTGCCCTTATAGATATGCTGGCCGGCCCAAAATGGAACCTCCTCCAACCCTCTCCAGACTGTCAGTGCAGTACACCCAGGAAACTCACCATGCTCCCTGTGTGTCCTGCAGGAGCTGGGGGTTTGCCACCTCCACAG AGGATCCAGTCAACAGGAGATGTTCTCATGGACCTAACAGGCAGAAACATCTCTGACTACCTAGTGAAGACCTACCCCAGCCTCATCCGAACAAG CTTGAAGAGCAAATATTGGGTGAACGAACAAAG GTACGGAGGTATATCGGTGGGAGGACAGCTTCCTCTTTTAGAGCTGCAGCCAAAGACCATCCAGGATGTAGCAGCACAGCTGGGACAACTGCTCAATATTACTGGG GGCAATTGCTCCAAACAAACCCTGAAAGACGTAGGGACATTCCTCAGGTACATGGAGACTCAAGACAGTGTCAAG GTTTGGTACAACAATAAGGGCTGGCATGCCATGGTTTCTTTCATGAACGTCGCTAACAACGCCATCCTCCGTGCAAACCTGCCCAAACGAGCTAACCTGGACGAATATGGAATAACTGCCATTAACCATCCTCTCAACCTCACCAAAGAGCAGCTGTCTGAGATCACTAT CCTGACTACCTCAGTGGATGCAGTGGTGGCCATCTGTGTCATCTTTGCCATGTCCTTCGTTCCTGCCAGCTTTGTCCTCTATTTGATTCAGGAGAGGGTCACCCAGGCCAAACACCTGCAGTTTGTCAGTGGCGTCAGTCCATTGGTTTACTGGATGGCCAACTTTCTCTGGGACATG TTGAATTACTCCATCAGTGCAGCTATGGTCGTGGAAATATTCATCTTTTTTGATAAGAAGTGCTACACCTCTCCAACCAACCTCCAACCACTTATTTCCCTGCTAATGCTTTATGG GTGGTCTGTGACACCCATGATGTACCCCATGTCCTTCATATTCAGTGTCCCCAGCACAGCCTACGTCTCTTTGTCATGTATCAACCTCTTCATTGGCATCAACAGCAGTGCCATCACCTTCATACTGGACCTTTTTGAGAGCACCACA GCTCTGTACAAGCTCAACCAGCTGTTAAAGACTTTGCTGCTCATCTTCCCTCATTACTGCCTGGGCCGAGGTCTCATAGACATGGCCATGAACCAGGCTGTCACCGATATCTATGCTCGCTTTG GTGAGGACTACAGTCCAGATCCCTACAACTGGGATTATATTGGGAAAAACCTCTTCTGCATGGCTGTGCAGGGATTTGTATATTTCATGCTTAACATTTTGTTCCAGTATCGATTCTTCATGTATCACTG GATATCGGATCGCCCAAAGCCTCCTATTTTTGAAGAAGATCTCGATGTGGCGGAGGAAAGAGAACGACTCTAtagaagggaaaaaacaaatgacattctaCGTGCACGAGACCTTTCCAAG ACGTACTCGGGAACAATCACCCCTGCAGTGGACCGAATCTGTGTCGCAGTATCTcctggagag TGCTTTGGTCTCCTGGGGATGAATGGAGCAGGGAAGAcgacaacatttaaaatgttgacgGGAGACATTAATGTCACGTCAGGAGAGGCCTCAGTAGCTGGTCACAG CATTCTATCCAACATCCTGGACGTCCACCAGAACATGGGATACTGCCCACAGTTTGACGCTATTGATGAGCTGCTGACAGGTAGAGAACATCTGCACCTCTACGCTCGCCTCCGTGGAGTTCCTGAGTTGGAGATCAGCCGG gTTGCAGAGTGGGCCATCCAGAAGCTGGGGCTGTCAGAGTATGCAGCACAAAGCGCCGGGACCTACAGTGGAGGCAACAGAAGGAAACTCTCCACAGCCATCGCCATGATAGGCTGCCCCgcactggtgctgctg GATGAGCCCACCACAGGTATGGACCCTCTCTCCAGACGTTTCCTGTGGAACTCCATCATGAGTGTTATCCAGGATCGACGAGCTGTGGTCCTCACCTCACACAG TATGGAGGAATGTGAGGCGCTGTGTACCCGCTTAGCAATTATGGTAAATGGATCCTTTAAGTGTTTGGGGACCATTCAGCATCTTAAGTACAA ATTTGGTGATGGCTACGTGGTGACCATGAAGATCAGAGCAGCTAAACCCGGCTGTGCCCCAGATCTGAACCCTGCTGAAGCCTTCATGGAGAGCAACTTCCCAGGCTGCATCCAGAGAGAGAAGCACTACAACACCCTGCAGTACaagatctcctcctcctccctggggAGGATCTTTCAAATGGTCCTGGCTAACAAAGAGAAGCTCAAGATAGAGGACTATTCAGTCACACAGACGACCCTTGACCAG GTTTTTGTGAATTTCGCCAAGCAACAGTCAAGAGAGGATGACAACATCGTGTTGCATCCAAAAGCTGCCGGAGCACAGCGATACATTGAAGAAACGCGCTTCAAGTCTTTGAAGAAGTGA